One Lolium rigidum isolate FL_2022 unplaced genomic scaffold, APGP_CSIRO_Lrig_0.1 contig_5682_1, whole genome shotgun sequence genomic window carries:
- the LOC124681799 gene encoding AP2-like ethylene-responsive transcription factor AIL7, whose translation MSPPTNGATSFAFTPMTAASLPDALLFPFDGFSADDFFNAAPPPPPPPPPEADPNRLLLLPSSPYNNVDVHGNGTGSAGFGPEALAIAAPTSTVATSGSSSSAPRSPSPSLPLMPSVGERTSRYRGVTRYYYLRRCLATDKCGGYEKEDRAARAYDIAALKYWGANAIINFPKENYIKEIEEMQNISRLELVASLRRKSSGFSRGASIYRGVTRHHQHGRWQARIGRVAGNKDLYLGTFATEEEAAEAYDIAAIKFRGDNAVTNFQASRYNLEAIARSDLPINGPGRRLNSYNYKPPAAPEAQQVQQITSAPPFPQQLSNGVSPCLLHTLLQLPPSAAPMHALPLSSYGGVGVPGFYWPFGEVEQKVQLDGKMEVVDGILQLANPAV comes from the exons ATGTCGCCGCCGACGAACGGCGCCACCTCGTTCGCCTTCACGCCCATGACGGCGGCGAGCCTGCCCGACGCGCTGCTCTTCCCCTTCGACGGCTTCTCCGCCGACGACTTCTTCAACGCagccccgcctcctcctcctcctcctccgcccgaagCCGACCcgaaccgcctcctcctcctgccgtcCTCCCCCTACAACAACGTCGACGTCCACGGCAACGGCACCGGCAGCGCCGGCTTCGGTCCGGAGGCCCTCGCCATCGCGGCGCCGACGTCGACCGTGGCCACCTCCgggagctcctcctccgcgccgcggtcgccgtcgccgtcgctgccgCTGATGCCGAGCGTGGGCGAGAGGACGTCGCGCTACCGCGGGGTGACCAGGTACTACTACCTCCGACGCTGCTTAGCGACTGATAAGTGTG GTGGCTATGAAAAAGAAGATAGGGCTGCTAGGGCATATGATATTGCCGCGCTGAAATACTGGGGTGCTAACGCTATCATCAACTTCCCT AAAGAAAACTACATCAAGGAGATTGAGGAGATGCAAAACATAAGCAGGCTGGAACTTGTAGCTTCACTGAGGAG GAAGAGCAGTGGCTTTTCTAGAGGTGCATCCATCTACAGAGGTGTCACAAG GCACCACCAACATGGACGCTGGCAGGCAAGAATTGGTCGTGTTGCAGGCAACAAGGACTTGTATCTTGGTACTTTTG CAACCGAAGAAGAAGCGGCGGAGGCGTACGACATAGCGGCGATCAAGTTCAGGGGCGACAACGCGGTCACCAACTTCCAAGCGAGCCGGTACAACCTGGAGGCGATCGCCCGCAGTGACCTTCCGATCAACGGGCCAGGGAGGCGGCTGAACAGCTACAACTACAAGCCGCCAGCAGCGCCAGAAGCGCAGCAGGTCCAGCAGATCACCTCCGCGCCTCCATTCCCGCAGCAGCTGAGCAACGGCGTGTCGCCCTGCCTCCTCCACACCCTTCTGCAGCTCCCGCCCTCTGCTGCGCCCATGCACGCTCTGCCGCTGTCGAGCTACGGCGGCGTCGGGGTGCCTGGCTTCTACTGGCCCTTCGGCGAAGTGGAGCAGAAGGTGCAGCTCGACGGCAAGATGGAAGTGGTTGACGGTATCCTTCAGCTTGCCAACCCTGCCGTTTAG